A stretch of DNA from Peromyscus eremicus chromosome 18, PerEre_H2_v1, whole genome shotgun sequence:
TCGTTTTCCTCTTCACAGCGGCCTTCCTCACCCAGTCTGTGTGTCTAGATGACACAACAGTCAAGTTTGAGATCTGGGACACAGCTGGGCAGGAGCGATACCACAGCCTGGCCCCCATGTACTACAGGGGTGCCCAGGCCGCAATCGTGGTTTATGATATTACTAATCAGGTAAGTGGGCATCTATAGGAATTAAATTAggtggggaagaggaaacaggtTCTACAATAGCAAAATAAAAGTACCAAGTATGCTTCCAAGCACTAGGCCAGAGGAAGTAAATTATGAGAGAGGGCACCTGGAGGAGGAGGATTGTGCGACTGGGTTTGAGGGGATGACTGCATCAGCACTCACTCCTGCCTGTTCTCTCCTTCATGTTTTCCTAGGAAACCTTTGCCCGGGCAAAGACCTGGGTGAAGGAGCTGCAGCGGCAGGCCAGCCCTAGCATTGTCATCGCCTTGGCGGGGAACAAAGCCGACCTCGCCAACAAGCGCATGGTGGAATACGAGGTAAGATGTCCAGAGCCCCTCCCTAACACTCTCACTCTAGAGGTAGGACCTCTTTTCTCCAAGCCCGTCTCCTGAAAACCTCATGTTAGTCACTCTTTGTCTCACATCCTAACTGTACACCAAATTCAATACATCAGCACTGTGACCATAATGGCAGCCAGGAGACTAAAGGAATTAGAAGAAAATTGCAGATCAGAGGGGTAAGGAAATAACACTTGTAGGGTACCAGGgtaaaaacaggaaggaaggaacagtTAAATTTGAGGTCACAAACTATTTTCATGCCATAACCCAGATTCCAGTCAGTTCACCCTTCTCCATAATTAAGATTTCTTGCACTGGGGAGGTAGTTCCAGTTGTACAGTACTTGTGTGGTTAAGCCTGAGGACTTGggattccaggacccacatggaaaAGGCATGGTAAGGTATCACATGTCtgcaatctcagtgctggggattggagACCCGAGTCTCttgggagcttgctggccagctactCTGGCTAAAACAGTGAGTTTCAAGTTCGGTGAGAGACATTATCTCCAAAAGTAATAAGGTGCTGGGCCGTgctgacacacgcctttaatcccagcactcaggaggcagaggccagcctggtctatagaagttccaggacagccaaggctgttacacagaaaaaccctgtatttaaaaaataaataatggggctagagagatggctcagaggttaagagcactggctgttcttccagaggacctgggttcaattccaattcccagcaaccacatggtggctcacaaccatctgtaatgagatctggtgccctcttctggcctgaagggacacatgaaagcagaatactgtatgcataataaataaataaatctttaaaaataaataaatagggccgggcggtagtggcgcacgcctttaatcccagcactcaggaggcagaggcaggcggatctctgtgagttcgaggccagcctggtctacaaagtgagttccaggaaaggcgcaaagctacacagagaaaccctgtctcgaaaaaaaaaaaaaccaaaaaataaataaataaataaataaatagatagatagataaatagataaataaataaaaacaataaggtGGGGACTAGTAAGAGGTCTACCAGGTAAAGttgcaagcctggagacctgagttcaatccctggaatctgcataaaggtggaaggagagaaacaccTCCATCATTGACTCTGACCTCTACCAGCACACCATGGCCTTCAGGCCTGTatgtacagacacatgcacacgtacatacatacaaacagtgAATTGcgggcggcgcacgcctttaatcccagcattcggaggcagaggcaggcagatctctgtgagttcgtggccagcctggtctacagagcgagatccaggacaggtgccaaaactacacagagagaccctgtttgaaaaacaaacaaacatacatacatacaaacagtgAATTGAAAAACTAAGAtgaaaagcaattgaggaagatatccaaAGTTAACCTCTGGtctatacatgcatgcatgtgcacacatctgAACGTGGATACACAGATTTCTGACATCTCTTTGTTGAACTTAGTGAACATGGGTTTATTTTGAGGGACTAATTACCATATTACGGGTCTGTGACCAGCTGGTACAAAGGGGCATTAAGAGGAGAGAAGGTAAAATATTCCCTCCAGAGTGCCGCAGGAGAGTGAAAAAGCAATACTACTTTCATCCTTTTTAGGAGGCTCAGGCATATGCAGATGACAACAGCTTATTATTTATGGAGACTTCCGCGAAGACTGCTATGAACGTGAACGATCTCTTCCTGGCAATAGGTAAGGTCAGAGTGGTCTGAGGTCTTCCTGTCTCcttgtctgtatgtgtttttATAAATTACTATAGGGATGGGGTTGGAGATGTAGCGTGTGGTAGAGTAGTACTTCATAGGAGGTGGAAGGCCCAAGGTTTAGTACCCCAGCACTGCaaagaagcaaaacaagaaacacttaaacctaaagctgggcatggtgatacattcttgtaatccagcacttgagaggccaaAATAGGAGGAGTGCCACAATCTGAAACTAACTGCACTAATAATCAGTACTAGGCCAggggttctcaatcttcctaatgctgcgaccctttaatacagttcctcatgttgtggtgaccccaaccataaaattattttgttctgtaattttgctaatgtttgaatcatgatgtaaatatctgatatgcgacctacagattgagaaccactgtactagtggccatagctgggcatggtggtgcacacctttaatccctgcgttcaggaggcagaggctaatctctgtgagttccaggccagcctggtctatataattaattccaggacagccagagagaccctatctcgggggaaaaaaaaaaagaaaagctgggcagtggtggcacacacctttaattccagcactggggaggcagaggcaggcagatctctgtgagttcgaggccagcctggactacagagtgagttccagagaaaccctgtctcgaaaaaccaaaagcaaaagggggggaaaaggcaaatcaaaacaaactcttCAAACTAGCATGCGTACAAGCTCAGGTGGGGcagtggctgaagcaggaagactgagGATGGGGtgaagcaggaagactgtgaGGATGGGGTGAAGCACACCTACAATCACAAAACTTGGGAAATGGAGGTGAGAGGATCAGGTCATCCTTGAAGGTTTAGCAAGTGTGAGacctgtctgggctacatgagaccttgctttaaaaaaaaaatgggctggagagatggctcagtgattaagagtacatactgcttttgcagagaacccccAATTGTTTctaagcacccacatcaggtaactCAAaaccactccagctccagggggtacGACAGCTCTGACCTGAGGGCACCTgcgttcatgtgcacatacccactcacacacacatacatataatttaaaatagaattaaaaagaaaccaaaaaataaaagtggtGTGGTactgtacacctttaatcctaccatctGGGAGGCTGAGACCAGGAGATGAAGAGTTTGAAGCTaatctggactacagagtaagagaACCCAAGGTCAGAGGTAGAGCAGTGAGTTCGATCTCCAGCTGTAGAAACAGTGTCGCGTCCTTTTGTAACCTCCCATCCTTTGGTGGCAGCTTAGCTCCTGTGTCCACTGAGGTTTGCAAATATTTGTGCCCTCTTCAGGTGGTTATTTTAGTCTTACTTTGCCCCCACTCAGCAGTCTTTTTGTTTGGGGTGGAAAGTGTACATGAGTCAAATCTGCAATGCTCTGTTCCATTCTCTTTATTTTAGCAAAGAAGTTGCCGAAGAGTGAACCCCAGAACCTGGGAGGTGCGGCAGGCCGGAGTCGGGGCGTGGACCTCCACGAGCAGTCCCAGCAGAACAAGAGCCAGTGTTGTAGCAACTGAGGGGGGCTAGCAGCAGACACGTGTGGAGTTAGCACGAGAGCTAAAACATAACCTCTCCATCCCCACCCTCAGCACACAGCCCCTATGGTAACAGCACACTGAGCCCTGGCTCCCAAGGGCTGCCTCCTGACAGCTCCGTCATGGCACTTTTTAACGCTTCAGCAACCAACACCAGGCAGCTGTTGCCACTACTATGCCCTACTCTGGGGTTTGGGGTCAGATCTCCCCAGGACCTTCCTTCCAAAACAAACTTTCTTCACTTCGTATTCTAGGTGCAAGACAGTGACCTCCTCATTGTTACTCCCCGCCCGCCCACACTGTTCTTCCCAGTGTTGCAGGGAAGACTTCTGTCTCCTGCCTCTTCCCCGTTCCACCTCTCATCACTCCCGGTTcttgatcctgtttcctcctcttcccaagaTGATGAAAGGTAAACCCAGGGACTGAGAAGGGAGACAGTGTAATTTTAGTTACATTAAGGGCCCTGCAGGGACAGTAAGGCTCAGAGCAGGAGGGGGTaaggaaacatttctttttttgttttatttatctggtagGAGTTTCTTGTCTGTGAAACACTGCAGCACCCATGAGTTGGACTTGTGGAGGGTGATCCTGGGTAGGAGTGAGATGGGAGGCGAGCTCGCGGGCACCGTTGGGAGGTGTATTAGCTAACTGGATAAAGGTTGAGGTGCAGTGTTCATCTGCGGCTCTGGAACTCATCCCAAGGCTGTTTTCCCTCACCTGGCCTCTTGGGTAGTtctccccacccactcacccccacTCCAGTGTGGGGATTGGACCTCAGAGTGCTCCAAAGAATCTTCACTGGTTGCCTGCACCTCTAGCTCTGCTGTGATCAAATTGGAGGAGGTACCAGTTTCTGATACCCATCCTCTGGTTTATACATAGGCATTTCCCCTACCCCGGGCTTGAGATGGCCTTCGCCCCAGACGCCATGCCCCTGCAGTTTGCACTTTAATTGATGGTAGTTCAGTCAGGATACATGTTTTATGGGGGTTTTGATTGATTTACCTATCCTTCAacctttttaattaaatgtaatcTACAATGTATGAGGTTTGGGAGGCACAATATATAGAAAACAGTATCAGCTACTGAAGCCCAGTGTCCACTGCTAGCCTCCTCTGATTCATGCGTCTATTCTTGGGTATAGGTTTGTCTGAGCAACTGGGGAGTGGCCTCAGAATAGCAAGGGCCATGGTAGTGGAGTGAAGAAGGGTCGGGCAAAGGGAGTGTTCTATCTTCCCAGGGTTCACATTCAACTTGCTATATCTTACCATGTCTTTTCTACTTCCCTGTAAATACTTACAGTCTTTATTCTCACTGTACAGTCTGGTCTGTCTCCTATTGCCCTTCTTTTCTCTTCGTTAGTATCTTGAGTTCCTCCTTCACTCCTCCCCCCTTACTGAATCCGTGTACCACTAGGCTCCTGCCACAGAGGCCACTTGTTCTTTGACAGGCGCAGCTAGACTTGAAGGTGCCTCACAGCTGCCTTGTGTCATCAGAGGGCTTGGGTCCTTCCTGAGTCTCCGGCCTCTACATCCTTTGTTAGGAGTTTTAGGGTGTCTGTGGGAAGCCGTCAAGGCAAGAGAGAACTCAGTTCTTTCGTGTGTTAGCCAGAATTTTGGGAAAATTTGCAGAAGAAAAACCACAGTAACCTAGAGTTAGAACCTTTCTGTCCTTTGGCTTACAGACTGCCTTTTGTTCCAGAGCAGCTGAGGAATCCATGAAGCCAGGATTCTCAAGGACTCAGCTTAGGTTCTTCCACTTAGGCCTCAGTTCTCTTCCTTTTCCAGGGGCAGCCTTAGTTCTCACGGCCCGGAAGCACACATTTCCAACTTTGTTTTCCGAGAACCTGTTAGTCCCCCAAAGCACCCAGGCGCATCCTGTTTACAAGTGGAGAATCTAGGGTGGCTTGTAGAAGTTTAATTCCTTCTCTGTAGTTTTTTCCATGGGACAAAAGTGAAGATGTTTCAGTGCCTAGGGGCCGGGAAACCATTTCCCTaggcttttctctccctccctctcttaggAACAGTATTGGCCTTAGCTCCTGGGCCTGGCTGCTGCCCCCTTCTCCTACCAGCTCTTCTGCCTTCATTGGAGCTCTGTTGGGCTTGAGGGTTTTGTTGTTCTCTCCTGCCCTCctgttatcttttttcttttgatcaATTTTTAGGGGGAGGGGTCtttttttgcctttatttttccTAAGAAAGGGTTcgcctttctttccctctccttctaaCATAACAATCGTGGTAACAGAATGCAACTGCTGATTTATCGATGTATTTAATGtaagtaaaaaaggaaaaaaagaaagtacattggactgttgttttgtttttaccatttGTCTGCCTGAAACTAAAAGGAAGCTGGGcgtggggcggtggtggtggcacatgcctttaatcccagtgctcaggaggcagaggggacagacctctgagttcaaagccagccttgtctgcagagcaagttccaggacagccggggctacacagagaaaccctgcctcggaaaCAAACAACAATTGGGACAAGAGGGCCTAGTGAGATCTCATGGACCCTCCCCCCATCTTGGCACCTCGCCATTTTCTCTAACCTTTTCTTGGACACTCGAACCAATTTGGAAAgtaaccttttttgttttgtgaactGTTCTGCTCAAAGACATAGATAACTTACCCAATGTGACTTATCTTTTTGTGTGCAGTGGTGTGGTCTGTGGATCTCTTGAACCGTTGAGACTGAAAGAGGAACGGCATGTCTGAGCTGTTGGAAGAACTACGCAATATTTTTTTGCATTTTCCTAGGACTCATTTGTTTCTGAATTGGATCCATAACCTAaagattcaaaagaaaaagagggggctgaagagatggctcagcagttaagagcactaaatgctcttccaggggacctgggttcaattctcagcacccacaaggcagctcacagctgtctgtaactccagtttcgtGGCAAAATGTGGTGAACCAGCCCCCAccattatttaccccagggactcttgaggaatgagggatagagacttagttagaaataggggggagagaaacagaaaacacaggatagactcgggtgggcctggatccttacccaccagcccagaacgttattccaaaggtctatttataacaatgccaaggggtggagcagaaGACCCCTTGCTGGTtggacccttacaaacacctggtgcccaggcctgtggtccaatcaacctcccctgaagtcctgctgggtacagccactaggaaacacCAACacccattaaaaaaagaagatgatgatactgggaagatggctcagtggtttaaagtacttgttgcttttgcagaggatctgagttcaataaCCAGCGCCCAcggggtggctcacagccatccacaactccagttccaggggatctgacatctggcctccacaggcaccaggtacacacgtggtgcacatgcacactgCAGGAAAAATACACGAAATCTTAAAAGACGAGCTGGGTCTGGTGACGCGTGCCTGTTGTAAGATTGTGAGTTGGAAGGGAGCCTAATATTTGTTTGGCAAGACCATCTctccaaaaaggaagaaaaaattatCAAGTGACTtcaccccaacaacaacaacaaaaaaaaaccacaaattttCCTGGATCTGTTTTGGTTTCTTGTTTACTCTttgtatccctagctgtcctggatctcgctctgtagaccaagctggcctcgaactcagagatctgcctgcctctgcctcccaagtgctgggattaaaggcgtgggccaccactgcccggctctggaTCTGTTTCTTATTTCTGCTTGAAGTCCTTCCGTTTGTCATGGTCTAAAAGGAGCTGACACACAGAAAGCAAACGAAACATAAGAGACTGGGTATACAAGAATTTTAAGTTAGAATGTTCAGGGGACTGGTGTCAGCCAGCCCTTACTTGGCAGGCCATTTCTCCTAATTCACCAGCTATGGGCCTTGGTCAGGTTAGcgctctgcttcagtctctccaTCTGTGAAGAAGAGAGTGTGAAGTCTGAGCCGGGTGTGTGGTACACACCTATCATCCAGCACTgtcatccagcacttgggagtttgaggcccATCTGAGCTACAGGAGATGTTAGCTCGATAAAACTGGGTGGCGTCAGTAGACGGGGGAAGAAACCATGCCAagtagaatttatttgtttgacaGGGTCTTCGTGTAGAGTTCAGGTTGGCCTCCGCCTCCCTTGTGCTGGCCACACCAGCTGAAACTTCAACAATCATTAGGATGATCTACACAAAGGCTGGAAACCTTCCCATTCCCAAAACTTTAGCGCCAATATCACCTTTTCACTCTCGCTTCCCCTCTCCTGAGTACGCTCCCTGCCCAGGGTCCTCCGCGATTCCTCGCAAAAATTCTGTTGGAGAACTAAGGGAAAAAATGATCTTCCGGCATGGCATGTTTTGCTTCAAATCGACACGACTGTAGCTCAACCCTCTGATCTCTAGAGGGCAGTCTAAGAATGTTTGTTCCCGAAGCACGGGCTAAGTGTCCCGTTTTCAGTCTCTAGTAACGGGTTAAGAGTAACAACGAATTTATTTTGTTAGTGTCCTTTACTTTGATATACGAGACTTTGGTTAAACCGCCATTTTTCTTGTTAAAGTggatgtttgtgttttgtttgtttggtttttcaagacagggtttcgctgttaacagcctggaactcgctctgtagaccgggctggcctggcctcgcactcacagagattcgcctctggagtgctgggattaaaggcgtgcgccaccacgcccggctttttttttttttttttttttttcctcctctccctcactACGCAAAGTTTAGAAGATGGTTTTaaggactgggcatggtggcgcacgcctttaagaaGCAGGGGCAGACGGATCTATGAATTCTGacccagcctgatctacaaaatcagttccaggccagccaggactacctagtgagaccttgtctcaaatgaaAGATGGATTTTTAGTGTTGTTGGTTTTGCATTCAGAAATTCTCTCTGGGAGTCTTGGAGCCACTATTTTAAGGGCGTCGTTTCTGCCGTTATTCTTGGCCCTAAAACAGAAGCGGGGCTCAACAGTTGCAACCCTAAACAACTGCTGAGGCGCGGGACACACCCGCAGGACCCGGATGCCTCTGGGGGGAAAACTAGCCTTGGTCCCCATGCTCGCGGCCACCTTTGCAGCCCGGGTGCCCGGCATCAGCGAGGCCTGTCGGGGCCCCGCGGAGCTGCGGCCGGCTCGGGTCATCATCCGTGTGTGTCCACTGTCCCCGGGAGGGACAGGCAGGCCTGCACCCGGCGGGATCCGGCCACGCTCCGCCCCCGCCCCGGCTTCGCATCCGGCGACCCGTGACAGCTGCCAGTCCTCGTCAGGAGCAACGGCGGAGCGAGGGGCCAATGACTGCGGCGCGGGCGAGGGGCGTGAGGACGCCTGCTCGGGCTGTGCGCGTCGTggccaggccccgccccgccccgccccgccgcgcGCGGAGCTCTGGCCCCGCACCGGGCCGGGGAAATTGTTCCGCTGCGGACATCCAGCCGGGTAAGGGGACTGCGATCGGGAGGGACAGGAGGGAGAGAGCAACGGCAGAGCCAAGGCGGTCCGGGAAGCTCCAACCCTTAGGAGCAGCAAAAGGACCAGTACCTCCGTATACGATGTCTGGGCGCGCCAGGGGTCGCAGACTGCGTTTCTGTCCGGATTCTGGACAGACACACCCTCCCTGCCTAAAGTGTTCCGGAGAGTTAGGAGCTTGCACCTTAGAGTGGTATTTCGGTATTTAGCCGGCCACCCCCTCCAAAGCCCGGGACCAAGCTGGTAAAATCGGGTTGCTGGAATTAAGGTAGATGGCTGGGAGAGTGCGGGTCCCCGTGGCCCAGAGGTAAAGAGAAGCGGAACTGGCACCTAttcccatcttcctctcttccctatCGCTAACAACCCACCCCTAGCATCTCAGCGACCAGCAGCCTCTTACTACTCCCCTCCGCTTTGACCCTCCGGGGTCAGAGAGGCACGGGGTTGTGAGGGAGATACTGTTGCAGGCCAGAGAGCAGAAACATTAACTTCCTCCTCAGCCCATCCCCTGACACGCTGGCCATTGACTTCTCTCTCCGTTCGCTGAGATCACTACAGGGTAGGGTGGGGACACTGAattggggttcagttcccaggtgGGGTATTTATTTtagaggggtggagggagagaactggaaAGGTCTGAGTGAATGTTATTACTTGTTTACTCTTGGTATCAGGGTAGAGATGAGGATACAGTTTCAGGGAGGCCTACTGTGTTGCCCGGGGAGCCTTTTAATGACCAGGCCTGGTTGTACATACCCAAGGCGGTTTGCTTCTAGAATTTGAACTCTACCCCATTAGGTTACCGCTACCCTCTTGTCTCGGTTTTCATCGGGGTCTCACTTTAGAGATAATTACAAACTGGGGCTGggaggatagctcagtggtagagcacttgtctaaccttctcaaggccttgggttcaatacccagtatcttttttttttttttttttttaattggcaaaCCTGCATGTGTCCTTTCGTTCCTTGGCCTGGGGCATTGTTCTCTCTGGAAGCCTGTGTACCTCCCTcatccccactccacccccattcccttccGCCTCTTCAGCACAGCCAACCTCTGAAGTGCTCCAAGTTTACTCCAAGAACCCATTTGGACCCTGCATTCTCAGTCCCCCCAAATGTCCCCTCGCAGGGGTTTTCTTGTTCTGAAACCCAGAATCTTCTCCCTGTAGGTCCGCCACAATGCTGCTTCGGCTGTACCGAACTGTGGTGGTGGGACTTCCACAGGCCCTCAGGTAGGTTATCCCGGGCCCCGTTACTTATCTCCTAGACTATCTCGTAATTACCGTATCTGGCAGATATTTATCTTATCTGGAAGATAAGATGGTACAGAAATGGccctggaggaaagagaaagctgTGTTTCACTGGTCCTACCCATCCGGAAGAAACTAAACTCCAACTGAAAGCTGGTGACTAATGAGGGAGAGGCAGCCACAGACCTCCGATGGTCCTTTCCACAGGACTTGTTGTGCTACTAAAGATCTCTTTCTTCCAGAGTCAAGACAACCCCCTCGAGGCTCTGCATCCCAGCATGCTCCACAAATGATTCATTTAAACCCCAGCACCCCAGCCTCACCTTTTCTGATGAAAACTCAAGAACTCAGGGGTGGAAAGTCATGGGGACCCTGCTGGGCCTTGGCGCAGTGCTGGCCTATCATGACCTTCGCTGCAAGGTAGGCAGGAAAGGGGCAGAGGGATCTCACGCGCTCTTCCCGGTGCCAGCTCTGTCTTCATGCACTACAGACATACTATCTGTTCCTTTAATTTCCCAGTCTAAGACTATGGATGGATGGTGTCAGAATGATCTAGAGTGATTTAATATGCTGTTCCTTTTGCTTTCTCCCTCCCCTACCTGTAGGCTGCTCAGGAGTCACCACGGATGTACACCAAAGAGGAAGTGAGGTCCCACAACAGCCCCGAAACTGGAGTCTGGGTAACTCTAggctctgaggtctttgatgtcaCAGAATTTGTGGACCTACACCCAGGAGGACCATCAAAACTGATCCTGGCAGCAGGGGGTCCCCTAGAGCCCTTCTGGTCCCTGTATGCTTTCCACAACCAGCCCCATGTACGTGAGTTACTGGCCGAGTATAAGATTGGGGAACTGAACCCTGAGGATAACGTGTCACCCCCCGCCTTGGAGGCCTCTGACCCTTATGCTGATGATCCTGTCCGTCATCCAGCCCTGAGGATTAATAGCCAGCGCCCCTTTAACGCAGAGCCTCCTCCTGAACTGCTGACGGAAAACTACATCACGCCAAACCCTATTTTTTTCACCCGGAACCATCTGCCTGTACCTAATGTGGACCCAGACACCTATCGCTTGCACGTAGTAGGGGCGCCTGGAGGTCAGTCGCTGTCCCTGTCCTTGGATGATCTGTATAAGTTTCCTAAACATGAGATCACCGTCACTCTGCAGTGTGCTGGCAACCGTCGCTCTGAGATGAGTAAGGTTAAGGAAGTGAAAGGTCTGGAGTGGCGGACAGGAGCCATCAGCACCGCCCGCTGGGCTGGGGCACGACTC
This window harbors:
- the Rab5b gene encoding ras-related protein Rab-5B; this encodes MTSRSTARPNGQPQASKICQFKLVLLGESAVGKSSLVLRFVKGQFHEYQESTIGAAFLTQSVCLDDTTVKFEIWDTAGQERYHSLAPMYYRGAQAAIVVYDITNQETFARAKTWVKELQRQASPSIVIALAGNKADLANKRMVEYEEAQAYADDNSLLFMETSAKTAMNVNDLFLAIAKKLPKSEPQNLGGAAGRSRGVDLHEQSQQNKSQCCSN